A single genomic interval of Penaeus monodon isolate SGIC_2016 chromosome 30, NSTDA_Pmon_1, whole genome shotgun sequence harbors:
- the LOC119592537 gene encoding 60S ribosomal protein L11-2-like — MTSVEKSKNVMRDVHVSKLCLNICVGESGDKLTRAAKVLESLTGQKPVFSKARYTVRSFGIRRNEKIAVHCTVRGPKAEEILEKGLKVREYELRRDNFSANGNFGFGIQEHIDLGIKYDPSIGIFGLDFYVVLQRPGYRVAKRRHSPGRIGPQHCLHKEDAIKWFQTKYEGIILPGKKK; from the exons ATGACATCTGTAGAGAAGTCCAAAAATGTCATGCGCGATGTGCATGTAAGCAAGCTATGTCTCAACATCTGCGTTGGAGAGAGTGGTGACAAGCTTACTCGTGCAGCCAAG GTGTTGGAGTCTCTGACTGGTCAAAAACCAGTTTTCTCAAAGGCCCGGTACACTGTGCGCTCCTTTGGcatcagaagaaatgaaaagattgCAGTCCATTGCACTGTGCGAGGACCCAAGGCTGAGGAGATCTTAGAGAAGGGATTGAAG GTTCGTGAATACGAGTTGCGACGTGACAACTTCTCTGCGAATGGAAATTTCGGTTTTGGAATTCAAGAGCACATTGACCTGGGTATCAAGTATGACCCATCCATTGGTATCTTTGGTTTGGATTTCTACGTTGTGCTCCAGCGCCCAG GTTATCGTGTAGCCAAGCGCCGCCATTCACCAGGCAGGATTGGTCCCCAGCACTGCTTGCACAAGGAGGATGCAATCAAGTGGTTCCAAACCAAATATGAGGGCATCATATTGCCTGGCAAGAAGAAGTAA